A single window of Sphaerodactylus townsendi isolate TG3544 linkage group LG05, MPM_Stown_v2.3, whole genome shotgun sequence DNA harbors:
- the RPF1 gene encoding ribosome production factor 1, with protein MSEKLGKGGKRQKMQGDAAKAEEAASPGEDRDAPVEQGQVLFPPSFSVSEIKNKQRRHFMFLRWKQQQRKERLALKKKRKKEREALGDKAPPKPVPKTIENQRLYDETTVDPNDEEVALDEATDEFAPYFTRQTVPKILITTSDRPRGRTVRFCEQLSKCIPNSHVYYRRGLALKRIIPQCISRDFTDLIVINEDRKIPNGLVLSHLPDGPTAHFKMSSVRLRKEIKRKGKDPTEHKPEVILNNFTTRLGHSIGRMFASLFPHDPQFVGRQVATFHNQRDYIFFRFHRYIFKNEKRVAIQELGPRFTLKLRSLQKGTFDSKFGEYEWIHKRREMDTSRRKFHL; from the exons ATGTCGGAgaagctggggaaaggggggaagcgTCAGAAGATGCAAGGCGATGCAGCAAAAGCGGAGGAGGCTGCGAGCCCTGGGGAAGACCGAGATGCACCTGTCGAGCAGGGCCAGGTCCTGTTCCCGCCGTCGTTCAGCGTCTCCGAAATCAAGAACAAGCAGCGGCGCCATTTCATGTTTCTGCGCTGGAAGCAACAGCAGAGGAAG GAAAGGTTAGCCCTCAAGAAAAAGCGAAAAAAGGAGCGAGAAGCCCTTGGAGACAAG GCACCACCAAAACCAGTACCAAAGACAATTGAAAACCAGCGTCTATATGATGAAACCACAGTAGATCCCAATGATGAAGAG GTTGCTTTGGATGAAGCCACAGATGAATTTGCCCCATACTTCACTAGACAGACAGTTCCAAAGATTCTTATTACAACATCTGACAGGCCCCGAGGG agaaCTGTGAGATTCTGTGAACAGTTATCAAAGTGCATTCCAAATTCACATGTTTACTATCGAAGAGGACTGGCTCTTAAAAGAATTATTCCACAGTGTATTTCAAGGGACTTCACAGACCTGATTGTTATTAATGAAGATCGAAAAATACCAA ATGGGCTTGTGTTAAGTCATTTGCCTGATGGTCCAACTGCTCATTTTAAGATGAGTAGTGTTCGTCTACGTAAAGAAATAAAG CGAAAAGGAAAAGATCCCACTGAACACAAGCCTGAAGTAATTCTGAACAACTTTACAACACGATTAGGACATTCTATTGGTCGTATGTTTGCTTCTCTCTTTCCTCATGATCCTCAGTTTGTTGGTAGACAGGTGGCAACATTTCACAATCAGAGGGATTATATCTTTTTTCGATTTCATAG ATacatctttaaaaatgaaaaaagagtgGCAATTCAAGAACTTGGCCCACGTTTTACCTTGAAATTGAGGTCTCTTCAGAAAGGAACATTTGATTCCAAGTTTGGAGAATATGAGTGGATTCACAAG CGCCGTGAAATGGACACAAGTCGAAGGAAATTCCACTTATAA